In Naumovozyma castellii chromosome 1, complete genome, one DNA window encodes the following:
- the ULP2 gene encoding SUMO protease ULP2 (ancestral locus Anc_7.197): MVRKRPRSSLGHVPIDTMSSSPIQEKIPKLSSRNLGEEHTPTRYKITRRDPKIVRKLNNSTKDSLFFSNESFNKHIPKSPNREPTINISDEIENSNEESDGFEPLEGSPPMHRKQRPRKSSSVGLLISSPVSSRNQENSSVRPSKLSLSVMGTLTTIDYKGERESKKSIIMSYTRDMKSRKMRFTFKGNEVKGSCIYLPRDCKEIFADNDNTSFGILFVKPKAITLLANLQKVIEVRGVLWRNSDSTNKLHLKRLWDDLSVDDNSNIKNVPKRTDVLTSLEASISQTAKQVVALRTKKYDFEPPPSFLHKADALSSLNKRGIQKRISHFTSSVTKIPIPKDRLETFINDIPPTKFYSNSSKATLDSKRLDVIPSPSEFNLRRSTRAKGTQQRITAFEDIDSEYETPEPFKPSLCYKFDDSTSYTITNQDFKCLYNKDWINDTILDFFTKYFIEESIKKNIISKSEVSIMSSFFYTKLISDPENYYDNVKKWVSNSNLFEKKYVVIPINMNFHWFGCIITNLDELLKFVKENSVTLRGEKRNPIDTIKISAPIKSGKENASKILDDPKDHNNGGHIDGNTNSTQEDMDDIASTETVNLSESITEDKTNHFTNMDNQRQSNEDAEPSDTTVPPETEQLEIGTPIIQILTFDSLRQNHSREVDAIKEFIIGYARDKYSLEIDKSLIKMKTCLVPQQPNMSDCGVHVILNTQKFFENPKETLEMWRNSKVRSKSASKKINLYFEKSSRGQARRKLRDILLHLQKKYIAYLKENNLYTDADEDGNRDFNDDSNEEIEIIENYEDPVKKQEQEQQQFEHNKQSQVPNLVKSDSQKENDENIATHNTEYASNEERNLTSEPPSPGLSPKKENGIAEVGEGTKNSILDKADHQKAGGSVEENEYIHNDSLFLPMSDTSGHIQFKMLKTSTESPDLEPKRNFLDSSPIKSLGTESRYTQPETGTTSRYFGNSLLKDRVQEFGSIHPTERRSVSSDTENSDKLKSERAGASHTSILTSQKEHLHPSSLHAEDISERIPKSEGDHDDNDVYLIAENGDDNNDMRTSRAQISQKSDDKIEEIKKNLARELEHSSSEEVELNMPNESLTSPKRFSTEVNDKRKYILEGDSNIEEPDGRSMAEIHSISLDDD, translated from the coding sequence ATGGTCAGGAAAAGACCAAGAAGCTCTCTGGGTCACGTTCCTATTGATACAATGTCTTCTTCGCCGATTCAAGAGAAAATTCCAAAGTTGAGTAGTCGTAATTTAGGTGAAGAGCATACTCCAACACGATATAAAATAACTAGAAGAGATCCTAAAATTGTTAGGAAATTAAATAACTCAACGAAGGATTCACTTTTTTTTAGCAATGAGTCATTTAATAAACATATACCGAAGAGTCCAAATCGAGAACCTACCATCAATATATCAGATGAAATCGAAAATAGcaatgaagaaagtgacGGATTTGAGCCTTTAGAAGGAAGTCCTCCAATGCATCGCAAGCAACGTCCTCGAAAAAGTAGTTCAGTAGGTCTATTGATATCATCTCCAGTTTCGTCCCGTAATCAAGAAAACTCTTCAGTTAGACCAAGTAAATTGAGCTTGAGTGTGATGGGTACGCTAACTACTATTGATTATAAAGGGGAGAGAGAAAGTAAAAAAAGTATAATTATGTCTTACACTAGAGATATGAAATCACGAAAGATGAGATTTACGTTTAAAGGTAACGAAGTTAAAGGAAGTTGTATATATCTTCCGCGTGATTGCAAGGAAATATTTGCCGATAACGATAATACTTCCTTTGGAATTCTATTTGTAAAGCCAAAGGCTATTACACTTTTAGcaaatcttcaaaaggTTATCGAAGTTAGAGGTGTACTATGGCGTAATAGTGACTCAACAAACAAACTACATTTAAAAAGACTCTGGGATGATTTGTCTGTGGATGATAATtctaatattaaaaatgttCCCAAACGAACTGACGTGTTAACAAGCTTAGAAGCGTCAATATCCCAAACTGCTAAACAAGTAGTAGCATTGCGAACGAAGAAATATGACTTTGAGCCACCACCAAGTTTTCTCCATAAAGCTGACGCACTGAGTTCCTTAAATAAACGAGGTATTCAAAAACGAATATCTCACTTCACATCTTCAGTTACGAAAATTCCAATCCCAAAAGACAGATTAGAGACCttcattaatgatataCCCCCAACAAAATTTTATTCGAACTCCTCAAAGGCCACATTGGATTCGAAACGATTAGATGTTATACCATCACCTTCAGAGTTCAATCTTCGAAGATCTACAAGAGCTAAAGGTACTCAGCAACGAATAACCGCTTTTGAAGATATCGATTCAGAGTACGAAACACCCGAACCGTTCAAACCGTCATTATGCTATAAGTTTGATGATTCAACGAGTTACACCATTACAAACCAGGATTTTAAATGTCTTTATAATAAGGATTGGATAAATGATACAATTCTAGACTTCTttaccaaatattttattgaagagtccatcaaaaaaaatattatttctaaATCAGAAGTCTCGATCATGTCGTCTTTTTTTTATACTAAACTAATAAGTGATCCtgaaaattattatgatAATGTAAAAAAGTGGgtatcaaattcaaatttgttCGAAAAAAAGTACGTAGTGATTCCTATCAACATGAATTTCCATTGGTTTGGTTGCATTATTACAAATTTAGATGAATTGCTAAAGTTTGTTAAAGAAAATTCGGTAACATTACGTGGAGAAAAGAGGAATCCTATAGATACCATTAAAATTTCTGCTCCAATAAAATCAGGAAAGGAGAATGCTTCCAAAATTTTAGATGACCCTAAGGACCACAACAATGGGGGCCATATAGACGGTAACACCAACAGTACACAAGAAGATATGGATGATATAGCCTCTACAGAAACTGTGAACCTTTCAGAAAGCATCACCGAGGATAAAACTAATCATTTTACTAATATGGATAATCAACGACAGTCTAACGAGGATGCAGAACCTTCTGATACAACAGTGCCCCCAGAAACAGAACAACTAGAAATTGGGACACctattattcaaatattgacATTTGACTCCCTAAGGCAAAATCATAGCCGTGAAGTGGATGctattaaagaatttattattggttATGCCAGagataaatattctttagAAATCGATAAATCtttgataaagatgaaaacTTGCTTGGTTCCACAGCAACCAAATATGAGTGATTGTGGTGTACACGTAATATTGAATACACAGAAATTTTTTGAGAACCCGAAGGAAACTTTAGAAATGTGGAGGAATTCCAAAGTTCGAAGTAAATCTGCttcaaagaagattaaTTTATACTTCGAGAAAAGTTCTAGAGGCCaagcaagaagaaaattaagGGACATTTTACTGCATTTGCAGAAAAAGTACATTGCGTATTTGAAAGAGAACAACCTTTATACAGATGCGGATGAGGATGGAAATAGAGATTTCAATGACGACTCCAACGAAGAAAtagaaattattgaaaactACGAAGATCCTGTGAAAAAACAAGAGCAAGAACAGCAGCAATTTGAACACAACAAACAATCACAAGTTCCAAATTTAGTCAAATCTGATAGccaaaaggaaaatgatgaGAATATCGCAACTCATAACACCGAATATGCTTCTAATGAGGAGAGGAATCTTACTTCAGAGCCACCAAGTCCTGGATTATCTccaaaaaaagaaaacgGTATTGCGGAAGTGGGAGAAGGTACTAAAAACTCTATTTTAGACAAAGCTGACCATCAGAAAGCTGGAGGCTCGgtggaagaaaatgaatatattcacAATGACTCTCTGTTTCTCCCGATGTCAGACACGTCAGGACATATCCAATTCAAGATGCTGAAAACATCAACAGAATCACCTGACTTGGAGCCGAAGAGAAACTTCTTGGACAGTTCACCCATCAAATCCCTTGGTACTGAGTCCAGATATACACAGCCTGAAACAGGAACGACATCAAGATACTTTGGGAACTCTCTTCTAAAAGACCGCGTCCAGGAATTCGGCAGTATTCACCCAACTGAACGCCGATCAGTATCCTCAGATACTGAAAACAGTGATAAACTGAAATCAGAAAGGGCAGGTGCATCGCATACATCCATTTTGACTTCTCAAAAAGAACATCTCCATCCTTCATCGTTACATGCCGAAGATATTTCTGAAAGAATACCGAAGTCAGAAGGTGAccatgatgataatgatgtaTACCTAATTGCGGAAAACggtgatgataataatgatatgaGGACTTCAAGGGCTCAGATAAGCCAAAAGAGCGACGATAAAATAGAAGAGATTAAGAAGAATCTGGCTAGAGAATTGGAACATTCGAGTTCAGAAGAAGTGGAACTAAATATGCCTAATGAATCTTTAACAAGTCCCAAAAGATTTTCGACAGAGGTTAATGACAAAAGGAAATATATCCTTGAAGGTGATTCTAACATTGAGGAACCTGATGGGCGATCAATGGCTGAAATTCATAGCATTTCattagatgatgattaA